The Alphaproteobacteria bacterium genome has a window encoding:
- a CDS encoding TIGR03013 family PEP-CTERM/XrtA system glycosyltransferase, producing MAPKMIRLFRHSISTNAFILALLEFCLLTLFVYQNFETLLLAAEEHYFLICIAFSFLIILIFMSLGLYNQDITTNRKIMAVRFLFAIGLLLIIAACINKIVFHMTSGMLYYPSWVLMIRVFIVGFFLFLVRMIYVQTIAMRFLRKILVIGAGKMAERLNELFASPSMHGIKFVGFIGVKDETVGMPAFMSIARDDFKLEKLAELFRQFRAEEIVFAPDDKRGISLEAFLHLKLKGYKIYDFQSFVEQEKGRIEVEHLNMSGFVFTDGFTFGFLHDAIKRVFDLVTACLLFVVTLPIIIIAIICIKIESRGAALFSQERVGFEGKLFQLYKLRSMNIDAEKKSGPKWAAENDDRITRIGRILRKTRIDELPQLWNVIKGDMSFVGPRPERPIFVSDLAKKIPYYQERHVVKPGITGWAQINYPYGASLEDAKEKLCYDLYYAKNRSLFLDLTILLQTVRVIIWPTGVR from the coding sequence ATGGCCCCAAAAATGATTCGTTTGTTTCGGCATAGTATTTCAACGAATGCTTTTATTCTTGCACTGTTAGAATTTTGTTTGCTAACCCTTTTTGTGTATCAAAATTTTGAGACTCTCCTTTTGGCTGCAGAGGAGCATTATTTTCTCATTTGCATTGCTTTTTCATTTTTGATTATATTGATTTTTATGTCTCTCGGGCTCTATAACCAAGACATTACAACGAATCGAAAAATCATGGCGGTTCGCTTTCTCTTTGCCATTGGTCTTTTGCTGATTATTGCAGCCTGTATTAACAAGATTGTATTCCATATGACCAGCGGTATGCTTTATTATCCAAGTTGGGTCTTGATGATTCGTGTGTTTATTGTTGGTTTCTTCCTTTTTTTAGTCCGGATGATTTATGTGCAAACGATTGCGATGCGGTTTTTACGAAAAATATTGGTCATTGGTGCAGGAAAAATGGCCGAAAGATTAAATGAGCTTTTTGCTAGCCCAAGCATGCATGGTATTAAATTTGTTGGATTTATTGGTGTGAAGGATGAAACTGTTGGAATGCCTGCCTTTATGTCTATAGCAAGAGATGATTTTAAACTAGAAAAACTTGCCGAGCTTTTCCGTCAATTCAGAGCAGAAGAGATTGTTTTTGCACCTGATGATAAAAGAGGCATTTCTCTAGAAGCTTTTTTGCATCTAAAGCTAAAGGGTTATAAAATATATGATTTTCAATCTTTCGTGGAGCAAGAAAAAGGTCGTATTGAAGTTGAACATCTGAATATGTCTGGCTTTGTGTTTACAGATGGTTTCACTTTTGGCTTTTTGCATGACGCCATTAAAAGAGTATTTGATCTTGTAACAGCTTGTTTATTATTTGTTGTGACGCTTCCGATTATCATTATTGCGATAATTTGTATCAAGATTGAATCAAGAGGTGCAGCCCTCTTTTCTCAAGAAAGAGTAGGGTTTGAAGGGAAACTCTTTCAGCTTTATAAGCTCAGAAGTATGAATATAGATGCTGAAAAGAAATCTGGTCCGAAGTGGGCGGCTGAAAATGATGATCGGATAACGCGTATTGGTCGTATTCTACGTAAAACCAGAATTGATGAATTACCTCAGCTTTGGAATGTGATAAAAGGTGATATGAGTTTTGTGGGACCAAGACCAGAAAGACCTATTTTTGTCAGTGATCTTGCAAAAAAAATACCCTATTATCAAGAAAGACATGTTGTTAAACCAGGCATTACAGGATGGGCTCAGATTAATTATCCTTATGGTGCCTCACTTGAAGATGCAAAAGAAAAATTGTGTTATGATCTCTATTATGCAAAAAACCGGAGTTTGTTTTTAGATCTGACCATTCTCTTGCAAACAGTGCGTGTTATTATATGGCCCACGGGCGTACGGTAG